One genomic region from Microcystis panniformis FACHB-1757 encodes:
- a CDS encoding Uma2 family endonuclease, whose protein sequence is MTAMQLLQSNPLPTITWEKLPDDFILPDEPVDNNLQPLLAAALRESLELAGLILESMLIASNFGLCATVKTQTVVKAPDWVYIPSVKPIPSGKIRRSYTPHLEGEMPSIVLEFISETEGGEYSINPHYPYGKWYFYEQILQVPVYGIFQPKTGELEIYRLNQGRYEQQKPDENNRYWIAEINLFLGVWQGIKAEFTTNWLRWWDKSGNLLLWGSELVEQEKQRAEQEKQRAEQEKQRAERLAAKLRALGVEVDDSV, encoded by the coding sequence ATGACAGCCATGCAACTACTTCAGTCAAACCCCTTACCAACTATCACCTGGGAAAAACTGCCAGATGATTTTATTCTACCTGACGAACCTGTGGACAATAACCTGCAACCTCTCTTAGCAGCAGCTTTACGAGAATCCCTAGAATTAGCAGGATTAATTCTAGAATCGATGCTAATTGCCTCTAATTTTGGCTTATGTGCTACCGTTAAAACTCAAACAGTTGTCAAAGCACCTGATTGGGTTTATATTCCCTCAGTAAAACCGATTCCTAGCGGAAAAATTCGGCGCAGTTATACTCCCCATCTTGAAGGAGAAATGCCATCTATTGTCCTAGAATTTATCTCGGAAACCGAAGGGGGTGAATATTCCATCAACCCTCACTATCCCTATGGAAAATGGTATTTTTACGAGCAAATCTTACAAGTACCTGTCTATGGAATTTTTCAGCCAAAAACAGGAGAATTAGAAATTTATCGATTAAATCAAGGAAGGTATGAACAACAAAAACCTGATGAAAACAATCGTTATTGGATAGCAGAGATTAACTTATTTTTGGGAGTCTGGCAAGGAATCAAAGCTGAATTTACTACTAATTGGTTGCGCTGGTGGGATAAGTCGGGAAATTTGCTATTATGGGGCAGTGAGTTAGTAGAGCAGGAAAAGCAACGAGCCGAGCAAGAAAAGCAACGAGCCGAGCAGGAAAAGCAACGAGCCGAGCGCTTGGCAGCAAAATTAAGAGCGCTAGGAGTTGAAGTTGATGATAGTGTATGA
- a CDS encoding Uma2 family endonuclease, which translates to MTPSAIDLPPKSPPITWEKLPDDFVLPDEPVDNNLQPLLAAALRESLELAGLILESMLIASNFGLCATVKTQTVVKAPDWVYIPSVKPIPSGKIRRSYTPHLEGEMPSIVLEFISETEGGEYSINPHYPYGKWYFYEQILQVPVYGIFQPKTGELEIYRLNQGRYEQQKPDENNRYWIAEINLFLGVWQGKKAEVTAYWLRWWDKSGNLLLWGSELVEQERQRAEQERQRAEQEKQRAEQERQRTEQERQRAEQAELELKQEQISRQRLVQKLKELGVNPENL; encoded by the coding sequence ATGACACCATCTGCTATTGATTTACCCCCAAAATCACCGCCAATCACCTGGGAAAAACTGCCAGATGATTTTGTATTACCTGACGAACCTGTGGACAATAACCTGCAACCTCTCTTAGCAGCCGCTTTACGCGAATCCCTAGAATTAGCAGGACTAATTCTAGAATCGATGTTAATTGCTTCTAATTTTGGCTTATGTGCTACCGTTAAAACTCAAACAGTTGTCAAAGCACCTGATTGGGTTTATATTCCCTCAGTAAAACCGATTCCTAGCGGAAAAATTCGGCGCAGTTATACTCCCCATCTTGAAGGAGAAATGCCATCTATTGTACTAGAATTTATCTCGGAAACCGAAGGGGGTGAATATTCCATCAACCCTCACTATCCCTATGGAAAATGGTATTTTTACGAGCAAATCTTACAAGTACCTGTCTATGGAATATTTCAGCCAAAAACAGGAGAATTAGAAATTTATCGATTAAATCAAGGAAGGTATGAACAACAAAAACCTGATGAAAACAATCGTTATTGGATAGCAGAGATTAACTTATTTTTGGGAGTCTGGCAGGGAAAAAAAGCTGAAGTGACAGCCTATTGGTTGCGTTGGTGGGATAAGTCGGGAAATTTGCTATTATGGGGCAGTGAGTTAGTAGAGCAAGAAAGGCAACGAGCCGAGCAAGAGCGGCAACGAGCCGAACAGGAAAAGCAACGAGCCGAGCAAGAGCGGCAACGAACCGAGCAAGAGCGTCAACGAGCCGAACAAGCTGAGTTAGAACTTAAGCAAGAACAAATTTCTCGCCAACGTTTGGTGCAAAAGTTAAAAGAGTTGGGAGTTAATCCTGAAAATCTATAA
- a CDS encoding Uma2 family endonuclease, translating into MTPSAIDLPTKSKIITWEKLPDDFILPDEPVDNNLQPLLAAALRESLELAGLILESMLIASNFGLCATVKTQTVVKAPDWVYIPSVKPIPSGKIRRSYTPHLEGEIPAIVLEFISETEGGEYSINPHYPYGKWYFYEQILQVPVYGIFQPKTGELDVYCLVAGKYEQQLPDENNRYWIKELNLFIGIWQGSKAEFTTNWLRWWDKSGNLLLWGSELVEQEKQRAEQEKQRAEQEKQRAEQEKQRAEQEKQRAEKEKQRAEKEKQRAEKEKQRAERWAAQLRALGVDIDDSL; encoded by the coding sequence ATGACACCATCTGCCATTGATTTACCGACAAAATCAAAGATAATCACCTGGGAAAAACTGCCCGATGATTTTATTCTACCTGACGAACCTGTGGACAATAACCTGCAACCTCTCTTAGCAGCAGCTTTACGCGAATCCCTAGAATTAGCAGGATTAATTCTAGAATCGATGCTAATTGCCTCTAATTTTGGCTTATGTGCTACCGTTAAAACTCAAACAGTTGTCAAAGCGCCTGACTGGGTTTATATTCCCTCAGTAAAACCGATTCCTAGCGGAAAAATTCGGCGCAGTTATACTCCCCATCTTGAAGGAGAAATTCCAGCTATTGTCCTAGAGTTTATCTCGGAAACCGAAGGGGGTGAATATTCCATCAACCCTCACTATCCCTATGGAAAATGGTATTTTTACGAGCAAATCTTACAAGTACCTGTCTATGGAATTTTTCAGCCAAAAACGGGAGAATTAGATGTTTATTGTTTAGTGGCAGGAAAGTATGAGCAGCAGTTGCCAGATGAGAATAATCGTTACTGGATAAAAGAACTTAATTTGTTTATCGGTATCTGGCAAGGAAGCAAAGCTGAATTTACTACTAATTGGTTGCGCTGGTGGGATAAGTCAGGCAATCTGTTATTATGGGGCAGTGAGTTAGTGGAGCAAGAAAAGCAACGAGCCGAGCAAGAAAAGCAACGAGCCGAGCAAGAAAAGCAACGAGCCGAGCAAGAAAAGCAACGAGCCGAACAGGAAAAGCAACGGGCTGAAAAGGAAAAGCAACGGGCTGAAAAGGAAAAGCAACGGGCTGAAAAGGAAAAGCAACGAGCCGAGCGCTGGGCAGCACAATTGAGAGCGCTAGGGGTTGACATTGATGATAGTTTATGA
- a CDS encoding Uma2 family endonuclease, which yields MTAMQLLQSNPLPTITWEKLPDDFILPDEPVDNNLQPLLAAALRESLELAGLILESMLIASNFGLCATVKTQTVVKAPDWVYIPSVKPIPSGKIRRSYTPHIEGEIPTIVLEFISETEGGEYSINPHYPYGKWYFYEQILQVPVYGIFQPKTGELEIYRLNQGRYEQQKPDENNRYWIAEINLFLGVWQGKKAEVTAYWLRWWDKSGNLLLWGSERVAQTEYQLEQERMLRHKLAEKLREIGVEPETL from the coding sequence ATGACAGCCATGCAACTACTTCAGTCAAACCCCTTACCAACTATTACCTGGGAAAAACTGCCAGATGATTTTATTCTACCTGACGAACCTGTGGACAATAACCTGCAACCTCTCTTAGCAGCAGCTTTACGCGAATCCCTAGAATTAGCAGGACTAATTCTAGAATCAATGCTAATTGCTTCTAATTTTGGCTTGTGTGCTACCGTTAAAACTCAAACAGTTGTCAAAGCACCTGACTGGGTTTATATTCCCTCAGTAAAACCGATTCCTAGCGGAAAAATTCGGCGCAGTTATACTCCCCATATTGAAGGAGAAATTCCTACCATCGTCCTAGAGTTTATCTCGGAAACCGAAGGGGGTGAGTATTCCATCAACCCTCACTATCCCTATGGAAAATGGTATTTTTACGAGCAAATCTTACAAGTACCTGTCTATGGAATTTTTCAGCCAAAAACAGGAGAATTAGAAATTTATCGATTAAATCAAGGAAGGTATGAACAACAAAAACCTGATGAAAACAATCGTTATTGGATAGCAGAGATTAACTTATTTTTGGGAGTCTGGCAGGGAAAAAAAGCTGAAGTGACAGCCTATTGGTTGCGTTGGTGGGATAAGTCGGGCAATCTGTTATTATGGGGGAGTGAACGAGTCGCACAAACTGAATATCAACTCGAACAGGAGCGAATGTTACGGCACAAATTAGCTGAAAAATTAAGAGAAATAGGCGTTGAACCAGAAACCTTGTAG
- the rfbF gene encoding glucose-1-phosphate cytidylyltransferase, translated as MVIQSVSLTVKDYKSNIPVAILCGGKGTRLREETEFRPKPMIAIGNRPIIWHIMKTYAHYGLTDFMLCLGYKGEIIRDYFFSYDWNHSDVLLELGNKKVTKLDSGHDEEDWRIWLVDTGQETMTGGRLKRLTSYIDQTGSDIFLATYGDGVCDVNIADLLDFHYSHGKLATLTAVRPPSRFGELIIEGNLVTQFQEKPQTSEGWINGGYFVLNRKVLDLIEGDATTFEAQPLRTLAALGELAVYKHEGFWQCMDTYREMEMLNHLYDTGQARWKIW; from the coding sequence ATGGTAATACAATCGGTTAGTTTAACAGTTAAGGACTATAAGTCTAACATTCCCGTGGCCATCTTGTGTGGTGGCAAAGGAACCCGACTGCGGGAAGAAACCGAATTTCGACCTAAGCCGATGATTGCCATCGGAAATCGACCGATTATTTGGCATATCATGAAAACTTATGCCCACTATGGCTTAACTGACTTTATGCTCTGTCTAGGTTATAAAGGGGAAATAATCCGGGACTATTTCTTTAGCTATGATTGGAATCACAGTGATGTCCTCTTAGAGTTAGGCAATAAAAAAGTGACCAAACTCGATAGTGGACATGATGAGGAAGACTGGCGTATTTGGTTAGTTGATACGGGACAGGAAACCATGACCGGAGGCCGTCTTAAACGTCTCACCTCTTATATAGATCAAACTGGAAGTGATATCTTTTTAGCCACCTATGGGGATGGGGTTTGTGATGTGAATATTGCGGATCTGTTGGATTTCCATTACTCTCATGGTAAATTAGCCACCTTGACGGCGGTTCGTCCTCCTTCTCGCTTTGGCGAGTTAATCATTGAGGGTAATTTAGTCACTCAATTCCAAGAAAAGCCCCAAACATCTGAAGGATGGATTAATGGGGGCTATTTTGTCTTAAATCGCAAGGTTTTGGATTTAATTGAGGGAGATGCGACGACTTTTGAAGCACAGCCCCTCAGAACCCTGGCTGCTTTGGGAGAACTCGCCGTCTATAAGCATGAAGGGTTTTGGCAGTGCATGGATACTTATCGAGAAATGGAAATGCTCAATCACCTTTATGACACTGGACAAGCTAGATGGAAAATATGGTAA
- a CDS encoding Uma2 family endonuclease — protein MTAMQLLQSNPLPTITWEKLPDDFILPDEPVDNNLQPLLAAALRESLELAGLILESMLIASNFGLCATVKTQTVVKAPDWVYIPSVKPIPIGKIRRSYTPHLEGEIPAIVLEFISETEGGEYSINPHYPYGKWYFYEQILQVPVYGIFQPKTGELDVYCLVAGKYEQQLPDENNRYWIKELNLFIGIWQGSKAEFTTNWLRWWDKSGNLLLWGSELVEQEKQRAEQEKLRAEQEKQRAAQERQRAEQAELELEQERISRQRLVQKLKELGVNPENL, from the coding sequence ATGACAGCCATGCAACTACTTCAGTCAAACCCCTTACCAACTATCACCTGGGAAAAACTGCCAGATGATTTTATTCTACCTGACGAACCTGTGGACAATAACCTGCAACCTCTCTTAGCAGCAGCTTTACGAGAATCCCTAGAATTAGCAGGATTAATTCTAGAATCGATGCTAATTGCCTCTAATTTTGGCTTATGTGCTACCGTTAAAACTCAAACAGTTGTCAAAGCACCTGACTGGGTTTATATTCCCTCGGTAAAACCGATTCCCATCGGAAAAATTCGGCGCAGTTACACTCCCCATCTTGAAGGAGAAATTCCAGCTATTGTCCTAGAGTTTATCTCGGAAACCGAAGGGGGTGAATATTCCATCAACCCTCACTATCCCTATGGAAAATGGTATTTTTACGAGCAAATCTTACAAGTACCTGTCTATGGAATTTTTCAGCCAAAAACGGGAGAATTAGATGTTTATTGTTTAGTGGCAGGAAAGTATGAGCAGCAGTTGCCAGACGAAAACAATCGTTATTGGATAAAAGAACTTAATTTGTTTATCGGTATCTGGCAAGGAAGCAAAGCTGAATTTACTACTAATTGGTTGCGCTGGTGGGATAAGTCAGGAAATTTATTATTATGGGGGAGTGAGTTAGTAGAACAAGAAAAGCAACGGGCTGAACAGGAAAAACTAAGGGCAGAGCAGGAAAAGCAACGAGCCGCACAAGAGCGTCAACGAGCCGAGCAAGCTGAGTTAGAACTTGAGCAAGAACGAATTTCTCGCCAACGTTTGGTGCAAAAGTTAAAAGAGTTGGGAGTTAATCCTGAAAATCTATAG
- the rfbG gene encoding CDP-glucose 4,6-dehydratase codes for MENMVKETFWSGKKVFITGHTGFKGSWLAFWLLHLGAAVKGLSLAPNTTPALFEQLDLAQNLSHHIGDIREAELVARLIASWQPDVVFHLAAQPLVRLSYLESVATWNTNVMGTIHVLEALKSLTHPCAAVFITSDKCYENREWVYGYRENDPLGGYDPYSSSKAGAELAIASWRNSFFKTPQTPIGIASARAGNVIGGGDWSLDRIVPDAMRALMKSEPIPVRNPLATRPWQHVLEPLGGYLRLAESIYEQLMTANWQQDSRGLYGAFNFGPSLTSNRPVKELVESILQLWPGTWLDQSDPNAVHEAKLLNLVTDKAFHTLKWQPVWDFRQTLKETVTWYYQAAQMDSEDKAQLQDLTRQQIEYYQSCLTD; via the coding sequence ATGGAAAATATGGTAAAGGAAACATTTTGGTCGGGCAAAAAGGTCTTTATTACTGGTCATACTGGCTTTAAGGGGTCTTGGCTGGCTTTTTGGTTACTCCATCTAGGGGCAGCGGTAAAAGGCCTCAGTTTAGCTCCCAATACTACCCCCGCTTTATTTGAGCAATTAGACTTAGCTCAAAACCTGAGTCATCATATAGGGGATATTCGAGAGGCTGAGTTAGTGGCTCGTTTAATCGCTTCATGGCAACCGGATGTAGTCTTTCATTTAGCGGCGCAACCCTTAGTGCGACTTTCTTATCTGGAGTCGGTGGCAACCTGGAACACAAATGTCATGGGGACTATTCACGTTTTAGAGGCCCTGAAAAGCCTGACTCATCCCTGTGCCGCCGTGTTTATTACTAGCGATAAGTGCTATGAGAATCGGGAATGGGTCTATGGTTATCGGGAAAATGACCCATTAGGGGGTTATGATCCCTATAGTTCTAGTAAGGCGGGGGCGGAATTAGCGATCGCATCTTGGCGAAATTCCTTCTTTAAAACCCCTCAAACCCCCATCGGTATTGCCAGCGCCAGGGCAGGAAATGTCATCGGTGGCGGAGATTGGTCCCTAGATCGGATTGTACCCGATGCGATGCGAGCTTTGATGAAATCCGAACCAATTCCGGTGCGGAACCCTCTAGCGACTCGCCCTTGGCAGCACGTTTTAGAGCCTTTAGGTGGCTATTTACGGTTAGCTGAGTCGATTTATGAGCAGTTGATGACGGCTAATTGGCAGCAAGACAGCCGGGGGTTATATGGGGCGTTTAATTTCGGTCCGTCTCTGACTTCTAATCGTCCGGTTAAAGAGTTAGTTGAGTCTATCCTACAACTTTGGCCGGGAACTTGGCTCGATCAAAGTGATCCGAATGCTGTTCATGAGGCTAAATTGCTTAATCTAGTCACAGATAAGGCTTTCCATACCCTAAAATGGCAACCCGTCTGGGATTTTCGGCAAACCCTCAAGGAAACGGTGACATGGTATTATCAAGCGGCTCAAATGGACTCTGAAGATAAAGCACAATTGCAAGACCTTACTCGCCAACAAATCGAATATTATCAAAGTTGTCTGACCGATTAG
- a CDS encoding Uma2 family endonuclease, with protein MAQETLLIAANPQGIKLPPTEDELPSDDGIPMETQRHGLQMQLLVRPLSRWLKNQGREAFVGGNMFVYFSPNQVRNEDYRGPDVFVVVDVPRKERKSWVVWEEEKAPDVVIELLSESTAKKDKEEKKLIYQNRLRVTEYFWYDPFDPEDLAGHRLEGGVYKSLNPDAQGRFSSEILGLVLVRWQGIYGDEQEPITWLRWATAEGQLLPTIEELAEQEKHRAEQEKQRAERLAAKLRALGVEVDDSV; from the coding sequence ATGGCTCAAGAAACCCTCCTAATTGCAGCTAACCCACAAGGGATCAAGCTACCACCGACCGAAGATGAACTACCTTCTGATGATGGTATTCCCATGGAAACCCAGCGACACGGACTGCAAATGCAGTTATTAGTCAGACCTCTCTCCCGGTGGTTAAAAAACCAAGGACGGGAAGCGTTTGTCGGAGGCAATATGTTTGTTTACTTTAGCCCCAATCAAGTGCGTAACGAGGATTATCGCGGGCCCGATGTATTTGTCGTTGTGGACGTGCCTCGAAAAGAACGGAAAAGCTGGGTCGTCTGGGAAGAAGAAAAAGCTCCTGATGTGGTGATTGAGTTGCTTTCTGAAAGTACAGCAAAAAAAGATAAAGAAGAGAAAAAGCTTATCTATCAGAATCGTTTGCGGGTGACAGAATACTTTTGGTATGATCCCTTTGACCCAGAAGATTTAGCGGGACATCGCTTAGAAGGGGGTGTTTATAAATCTTTAAACCCAGATGCTCAAGGCAGGTTCAGCAGCGAAATATTAGGGCTAGTGTTAGTGCGGTGGCAGGGAATTTATGGGGATGAACAAGAGCCGATTACTTGGCTACGTTGGGCAACAGCAGAGGGGCAATTGCTCCCCACCATAGAGGAGTTGGCCGAGCAGGAAAAGCACCGGGCCGAGCAGGAAAAGCAACGGGCTGAACGCTTGGCAGCAAAATTAAGAGCGCTAGGAGTTGAAGTTGATGATAGTGTATGA
- the rfbH gene encoding lipopolysaccharide biosynthesis protein RfbH yields the protein MTQSISPPNTNTETELREQVFQAVQEYYKHKFQPRAFVAGQTYIPASGKVFDEQELVKLVDSSLDFWLTTGRYAAEFEERFAQWMGVKHCLLVNSGSSANLVALSALTSPKLGEKQLKPGDEVITVAAGFPTTVNPIFQNQLIPVFLDVKLPGYDLDIEQLESALSEKTKAIMIAHTLGNPFNLEAVMAFAEKHDLWVVEDNCDAVGSLYKGQKTGTFGHLATVSFYPAHHMTMGEGGAVLTSDTRLKKIVESFRDWGRDCWCPPGVDNTCNKRFGWQLGDLPFGYDHKYTYSHVGYNLKMTDMQAAVGVAQLDKLPGFIKKRLENFDFLHQKLQELQDVLILPEASPDSEPSWFGFPIFVKENAPFSRNDLVKHLEEKRIGTRLLFGGNLLRQPLYKGLNYRVIGDLSNADKIMSSVFWLGIYPGLTEEMLEYVVLTLKSFCQG from the coding sequence ATGACTCAATCTATTTCTCCCCCCAATACCAATACTGAAACAGAACTGCGAGAGCAAGTCTTTCAAGCAGTACAAGAATATTATAAGCACAAATTTCAACCCCGGGCTTTTGTGGCGGGGCAGACCTATATTCCGGCATCGGGTAAGGTATTTGATGAGCAAGAATTAGTCAAATTAGTGGATTCTTCCCTAGATTTCTGGTTAACGACGGGCAGATATGCGGCGGAATTTGAGGAACGTTTTGCCCAGTGGATGGGGGTAAAACATTGTTTATTAGTCAATTCCGGCTCTTCGGCCAATTTAGTGGCCTTAAGTGCCTTAACTTCCCCTAAATTGGGGGAAAAACAACTTAAACCGGGGGATGAAGTCATTACCGTCGCCGCCGGTTTCCCGACCACAGTTAATCCCATCTTTCAAAATCAGCTAATTCCCGTCTTTTTAGACGTTAAATTACCCGGTTATGACCTCGACATCGAGCAACTGGAATCGGCCTTGTCAGAGAAGACTAAAGCGATTATGATCGCTCATACCCTGGGAAATCCCTTTAATTTAGAAGCGGTGATGGCTTTTGCCGAAAAACATGACCTCTGGGTAGTCGAGGATAACTGTGATGCGGTGGGAAGTCTCTATAAAGGGCAAAAAACCGGCACCTTTGGGCATTTAGCAACGGTTAGCTTTTATCCTGCCCATCACATGACTATGGGAGAAGGGGGCGCGGTTTTAACCAGTGATACCCGCTTGAAAAAGATTGTCGAGTCATTCCGTGACTGGGGGAGAGATTGTTGGTGTCCTCCGGGGGTAGATAATACCTGTAATAAGCGCTTCGGTTGGCAGTTAGGAGATTTGCCCTTTGGCTATGACCATAAGTACACCTATTCTCATGTGGGTTATAACCTAAAGATGACCGATATGCAAGCCGCCGTCGGGGTAGCGCAACTGGATAAATTGCCAGGATTTATCAAAAAGCGCCTGGAAAATTTCGACTTTTTGCATCAAAAGTTACAGGAGCTTCAAGATGTTTTAATTCTGCCTGAAGCCAGCCCCGATTCTGAACCGAGTTGGTTCGGGTTTCCGATTTTTGTCAAGGAAAATGCGCCTTTTAGCCGCAATGATTTAGTTAAGCATTTGGAGGAAAAACGCATCGGCACAAGGCTATTATTTGGAGGAAATTTGTTGCGACAACCTCTTTATAAGGGTTTAAATTATCGAGTTATTGGGGATTTAAGTAATGCCGATAAAATCATGAGTAGTGTTTTTTGGCTAGGCATTTATCCCGGATTAACGGAGGAAATGTTAGAATATGTTGTCTTGACGCTAAAAAGTTTCTGCCAAGGGTGA
- a CDS encoding Uma2 family endonuclease, with translation MTPSAIDLPPKSPPITWEKLPDDFVLPDEPVDNNLQPLLAAALRESLELAGLILESMLIASNFGLCATVKTQTVVKAPDWVYIPSVKPIPIGKIRRSYTPHLEGEIPAIVLEFISETEGGEYSINPHYPYGKWYFYEQILQVPVYGIFQPKTGELDVYCLVAGKYEQQLPDENNRYWIKELNLFIGIWQGSKAEFTTNWLRWWDKSGNLLLWGSELVEQEKQRAEQEKQRAEQAELELEQERISRQRLVQKLKELGVNPENL, from the coding sequence ATGACACCATCTGCTATTGATTTACCCCCAAAATCACCGCCAATCACCTGGGAAAAACTGCCAGATGATTTTGTATTACCTGACGAACCTGTGGACAATAACCTGCAACCTCTCTTAGCAGCCGCTTTACGCGAATCCCTAGAATTAGCAGGACTAATTCTAGAATCGATGTTAATTGCTTCTAATTTTGGCTTATGTGCTACCGTTAAAACTCAAACAGTTGTCAAAGCACCTGATTGGGTTTATATTCCCTCAGTCAAACCGATTCCCATCGGAAAAATTCGGCGCAGTTACACTCCCCATCTTGAAGGAGAAATTCCAGCTATTGTCCTAGAATTTATCTCGGAAACCGAAGGGGGTGAATATTCCATCAACCCTCACTATCCCTATGGAAAATGGTATTTTTACGAGCAAATCTTACAAGTACCTGTCTATGGAATTTTTCAGCCAAAAACGGGAGAATTAGATGTTTATTGTTTAGTGGCAGGAAAGTATGAGCAGCAGTTGCCAGACGAAAACAATCGTTATTGGATAAAAGAACTTAATTTGTTTATCGGTATCTGGCAAGGAAGCAAAGCTGAATTTACTACTAATTGGTTGCGCTGGTGGGATAAGTCAGGAAATTTATTATTATGGGGGAGTGAGTTAGTAGAACAAGAAAAGCAACGGGCTGAACAGGAAAAGCAACGAGCCGAACAAGCTGAGTTAGAACTTGAGCAAGAACGAATTTCTCGCCAACGTTTGGTGCAAAAGTTAAAAGAGTTGGGAGTTAATCCTGAAAATCTATAG